Proteins co-encoded in one Prescottella sp. R16 genomic window:
- a CDS encoding SDR family NAD(P)-dependent oxidoreductase → MQDKIVIVTGAASGLGRATVELMVAEGATVVAADVDVEAGAAAAAAAGAEFVQTDVADSAAVDSLVSGVVERYGRLDVMVNNAGVFGGSPLIDASDEEVDRMVGVNILGAFYGTRAAGRVMAAQGSGAIVNTASNGGSLPTEGMAFYSGSKAAVIGMSKACAIELAPKGVRVNTLSPGTMLSGMVPPDPEFIKVLHGIQPIGYAADPAQMATGILYLASDEANYVTGHDLVVDGGATAGRPAIEGAK, encoded by the coding sequence ATGCAGGACAAGATCGTCATCGTCACCGGTGCAGCGTCGGGTCTCGGACGAGCCACTGTCGAGCTGATGGTCGCGGAGGGTGCCACCGTGGTCGCCGCCGACGTCGACGTTGAGGCCGGAGCGGCAGCCGCCGCTGCGGCGGGTGCGGAGTTCGTACAGACCGATGTCGCGGACTCGGCTGCGGTGGACAGCCTGGTCAGCGGCGTTGTCGAGCGCTACGGCCGGCTCGACGTGATGGTGAACAACGCGGGAGTGTTCGGCGGCAGCCCGCTGATCGACGCATCCGATGAGGAAGTCGACCGCATGGTCGGTGTGAACATTCTCGGAGCCTTCTACGGCACCCGGGCAGCCGGTCGAGTGATGGCTGCGCAGGGTTCGGGCGCCATCGTGAACACCGCCTCGAACGGCGGCTCGCTGCCGACCGAGGGTATGGCGTTCTACAGCGGCTCCAAGGCCGCCGTGATCGGGATGTCGAAGGCCTGTGCAATCGAGCTTGCCCCCAAAGGGGTGCGCGTCAACACCCTGTCACCGGGCACCATGTTGTCCGGGATGGTCCCGCCAGACCCCGAGTTCATCAAGGTGCTCCACGGGATCCAGCCGATCGGCTACGCCGCAGATCCGGCGCAGATGGCGACCGGCATCCTGTACCTCGCATCCGATGAGGCCAATTACGTGACCGGTCACGACCTGGTCGTGGACGGAGGCGCTACGGCCGGCCGGCCCGCGATCG